The following proteins are co-located in the Nocardioides piscis genome:
- a CDS encoding ABC transporter permease, which translates to MFRAALKSLLGRKVRLLMSTFAIVIGVAFVVGTLVFSDTLSRSFTSLMASTVGDVVVRPANSDAGSEPTTRTVDAGLVAELADVEGAARVDGNVAAFGVYVVGQDGKLIGGNGAPAIGGNWSEAPAGHDLEGLDITSGRAPEKSGEIVLDRATAVEGELGLGETVNIVTATSQGALSAELVGIADFPEGGSLNGATFTAFDTGTAQELFLDGKDEFTDLWVTAEQGTSQEGLAAAVAQRLPTGVEAVTGDDAAEEAASAIQEAVGFLTTFLLIFAGISLVVGAFLIVNTFSILVAQRSRELALLRALGASKKQVSRSVLVEALVLGLLGSTIGLGLGVLLAMGIRALFAQFGLDLSGHSLIMAPKTVLAAYAVGVLVTMGAAFFPARRTSRIAPVQAMRDDVAMPESSLRRRFVLGMVLILAGGVALAAGLADVVSRPGWFVGAGVLGILLGVASASPVISHPFLVAAAWAYSRAFGSIGALAGQNSLRNPRRTTATSSALMIGLSLACTMAIVGDSAKASVDKTIEENFVGDYVVSSVVGQSFSTRIGEQLAEVPGVESVWAQRFAIVDFGGDGQGVGAAEPATMRDGFDVEMLQGDLADLVDDTVVVDEAFAGEEDLQVGDDVTVQLADGDRKLEVVGVFAENPILFFPIVTTPQTLIDAGHRDSDNFLIVDSDGSAGVEAGLEEVVEKSPIVTVKDQQAFAAEQREPIDQLVLMIFALLGLALLIAVLGIVNTLALSIIERTREVGLLRAIGVTRGQLRRMVTLESVVIAVLGAVLGVVLGIGFGIALMHALRDEGLEVISVPADQLLVFLLVSVVIGVLAALLPARRAARLDVLQAIGTE; encoded by the coding sequence GTGTTCCGCGCAGCCCTCAAGAGCCTGCTCGGGCGCAAGGTGCGCCTGTTGATGAGCACCTTCGCCATCGTGATCGGGGTGGCCTTCGTCGTCGGGACGCTCGTCTTCAGCGACACGCTCAGCCGCAGCTTCACGTCCCTGATGGCCTCGACCGTGGGCGATGTCGTCGTGCGCCCCGCCAACAGCGACGCCGGGTCGGAGCCCACGACCCGGACCGTCGACGCCGGGCTCGTCGCGGAGCTGGCCGACGTCGAGGGTGCTGCCCGCGTCGACGGCAACGTGGCCGCCTTCGGGGTCTATGTCGTCGGCCAGGACGGCAAGCTGATCGGCGGCAACGGTGCTCCTGCCATCGGCGGCAACTGGAGCGAGGCGCCCGCCGGACACGACCTGGAGGGCCTGGACATCACCTCGGGTCGCGCGCCCGAGAAGTCCGGGGAGATCGTCCTCGACCGGGCGACGGCCGTCGAGGGGGAGCTGGGCCTCGGCGAGACCGTCAACATCGTCACGGCCACGAGCCAGGGCGCGCTGAGCGCGGAGCTCGTCGGGATCGCCGACTTCCCGGAGGGGGGATCGCTGAACGGCGCGACCTTCACCGCTTTCGACACAGGCACCGCGCAAGAGCTGTTCCTCGACGGCAAGGACGAGTTCACCGACCTCTGGGTGACCGCCGAGCAGGGCACGAGCCAGGAGGGCCTGGCAGCGGCCGTCGCGCAGCGCCTCCCGACCGGCGTGGAGGCAGTGACCGGCGACGACGCCGCCGAGGAGGCAGCCTCCGCGATCCAGGAGGCGGTGGGCTTCCTGACCACCTTCCTGCTGATCTTCGCCGGCATCTCGCTGGTGGTGGGTGCCTTCCTGATCGTCAACACGTTCTCGATCCTGGTCGCCCAGCGCAGCCGTGAGCTGGCACTGCTGCGCGCCCTCGGCGCGAGCAAGAAACAGGTGAGTCGCTCCGTCCTCGTCGAGGCGCTGGTCCTCGGACTCCTCGGCTCGACCATCGGCCTGGGCCTGGGCGTGCTGCTCGCCATGGGCATCCGGGCCCTGTTCGCGCAGTTCGGCCTGGACCTGTCAGGCCATTCGCTGATCATGGCCCCCAAGACCGTGCTCGCGGCCTACGCGGTCGGCGTGCTGGTGACGATGGGAGCCGCGTTCTTCCCGGCGCGCCGGACCTCGCGCATCGCTCCCGTGCAGGCGATGCGTGACGACGTGGCGATGCCCGAGTCGTCCCTGCGGCGCCGCTTCGTCCTCGGCATGGTGCTGATCCTGGCTGGTGGTGTCGCCCTGGCCGCGGGCCTGGCCGACGTCGTGTCGCGCCCCGGCTGGTTCGTCGGTGCCGGGGTCCTCGGGATCCTGCTGGGTGTGGCCTCGGCCAGCCCGGTCATCAGCCACCCGTTCCTCGTCGCTGCCGCCTGGGCCTACTCCCGTGCGTTCGGGTCCATCGGTGCCCTGGCCGGCCAGAACTCGCTGCGCAACCCTCGGCGTACGACCGCGACGTCGTCAGCGCTGATGATCGGGCTGTCGCTGGCCTGCACGATGGCGATCGTCGGTGACTCGGCCAAGGCAAGTGTCGACAAGACGATCGAGGAGAACTTCGTCGGCGACTACGTCGTCAGCAGTGTCGTCGGCCAGAGCTTCTCGACCCGGATCGGAGAGCAGCTGGCCGAGGTGCCGGGCGTGGAGAGCGTGTGGGCACAGCGGTTCGCGATCGTGGACTTCGGCGGCGACGGCCAGGGGGTCGGAGCGGCAGAGCCGGCCACGATGCGCGACGGCTTCGACGTGGAGATGCTCCAGGGTGACCTCGCCGACCTGGTCGACGACACGGTCGTGGTGGACGAGGCCTTCGCCGGCGAGGAGGACCTCCAGGTCGGGGACGACGTCACCGTGCAGCTCGCCGACGGAGACCGGAAGCTGGAGGTCGTCGGCGTCTTCGCCGAGAACCCCATCCTGTTCTTCCCGATCGTGACCACTCCGCAGACCCTGATCGACGCCGGCCACCGCGACTCCGACAACTTCCTGATCGTGGACAGCGACGGGAGTGCCGGCGTGGAGGCCGGACTCGAGGAGGTGGTGGAGAAGTCGCCGATCGTCACGGTCAAGGACCAGCAGGCGTTCGCCGCCGAGCAGCGCGAGCCGATCGACCAGCTGGTGCTGATGATCTTCGCCCTGCTCGGTCTCGCGCTGCTCATCGCCGTGCTGGGCATCGTCAACACCTTGGCGCTCTCGATCATCGAACGCACCCGTGAGGTGGGGCTCCTGCGCGCGATCGGGGTGACGCGGGGTCAGCTGCGTCGCATGGTGACGCTGGAGTCGGTGGTGATCGCGGTCCTCGGCGCCGTGCTCGGGGTCGTGCTCGGCATCGGCTTCGGGATTGCACTCATGCACGCGCTGCGTGACGAGGGCCTCGAGGTCATCTCCGTGCCCGCCGACCAGCTGCTGGTCTTCCTCCTCGTCTCGGTCGTCATCGGGGTGCTGGCGGCGCTGCTGCCGGCGCGTCGGGCGGCTCGATTGGACGTCCTTCAGGCCATCGGGACTGAATGA
- a CDS encoding FHA domain-containing protein produces MSDHAVRRRTFAPGDSYAVVGDRVTALIAAEGRDRVAALWDLVERGQDFETVLDVLVAGGLSNLPAFALVGHGDRVRVLVRGDVTVTVVGADGPIEVVHEPGTMWSERSVEGVTGGRIVAGSSTEPELVVIDGIVRASVMHFGDRETPVEGGQALSTSDQEPPVADGRESPVVEGPAPDLAPTPEVPAQAEDDHDGQTTVGSPVDGLDRPRLGTPGQQQAPAVVAHPVAKLIFSTGEVLDVDRVILVGRAPEAHRFASSDLPRLVTVASPSHEISSTHLEIRPGAGADHGMAVVTDMGSTNGTVLVQPGLPPEDLQAGIAVSLIPGAILDLGDGVTIQTTNP; encoded by the coding sequence GTGAGCGACCACGCCGTGCGCAGGAGGACGTTCGCCCCGGGCGATTCGTATGCCGTGGTCGGGGACCGTGTCACCGCCCTGATCGCTGCCGAGGGCCGCGACCGGGTCGCGGCACTCTGGGACCTCGTCGAGCGGGGCCAGGACTTCGAGACCGTGCTCGACGTGCTGGTCGCGGGAGGCCTCTCCAACCTGCCTGCGTTCGCACTCGTGGGTCATGGCGACCGCGTGCGGGTGCTCGTGCGTGGCGACGTCACCGTCACCGTGGTCGGCGCCGACGGGCCGATCGAGGTCGTCCACGAGCCGGGCACGATGTGGTCCGAGCGATCGGTCGAAGGCGTCACGGGCGGTCGCATCGTGGCCGGGTCGTCGACCGAGCCGGAGCTCGTCGTGATCGACGGCATCGTCCGCGCCAGCGTGATGCACTTCGGTGACCGGGAGACGCCCGTCGAAGGCGGCCAGGCCCTCAGCACCAGTGACCAGGAGCCGCCCGTCGCCGATGGCCGGGAGTCGCCTGTCGTCGAGGGGCCGGCGCCCGACCTGGCGCCGACTCCCGAGGTGCCTGCTCAGGCCGAGGACGACCACGACGGCCAGACCACGGTCGGGTCGCCGGTCGACGGGCTCGACCGGCCGCGGCTCGGCACCCCCGGCCAGCAGCAGGCCCCGGCGGTGGTCGCCCACCCGGTCGCCAAGCTGATCTTCTCCACCGGCGAGGTCCTCGACGTCGACCGGGTGATCCTCGTGGGCCGCGCCCCGGAGGCCCACCGCTTCGCGTCCAGCGACCTGCCGCGCCTGGTGACCGTGGCCAGTCCCTCGCACGAGATCTCCTCGACCCACCTGGAGATCCGCCCCGGGGCGGGCGCCGACCACGGCATGGCAGTGGTCACCGACATGGGCTCGACCAACGGCACGGTCCTCGTCCAGCCGGGGCTGCCGCCCGAGGACCTCCAGGCCGGCATCGCCGTGTCTCTCATCCCCGGCGCGATCCTGGACCTCGGGGACGGCGTGACCATCCAGACCACCAATCCTTGA
- a CDS encoding GntR family transcriptional regulator, with amino-acid sequence MDTVGVKVPEGGLKHVQVREYVRDLVSDAAPGAPAPSERELVARFGVARMTVRQALDVLVTEGLLERVPGRGTFVAHPKRLVGQLSCYTEDMKRRGMLPESQTLVARLEQAGPGVARALDISTGDAVIHWKRLRRADQRVVCIEDAYLNEVLLPGFLQTGMPTSLYAALGERGLRPTWAEDAISADKATVEEADLLEIPTGDPILHLSRRALCGDKVVEVSRSAFRHDRFTMYVQLGDLS; translated from the coding sequence ATGGACACAGTGGGGGTCAAAGTTCCTGAGGGTGGTCTGAAGCACGTCCAAGTGCGCGAATACGTCCGGGACCTCGTCTCCGACGCTGCCCCCGGCGCACCGGCGCCCTCCGAGCGCGAGCTGGTCGCCCGGTTCGGGGTCGCCCGGATGACTGTGCGACAAGCACTCGACGTCCTGGTCACCGAGGGGCTGCTGGAGCGCGTGCCGGGGCGAGGCACGTTCGTGGCCCACCCGAAGCGTCTCGTGGGCCAGCTCAGCTGCTACACCGAGGACATGAAGCGCCGGGGGATGCTGCCGGAGTCGCAGACCCTCGTGGCGCGACTCGAGCAGGCCGGCCCCGGCGTCGCCCGTGCCCTCGACATCTCCACCGGCGACGCCGTCATCCACTGGAAGCGCCTGCGTCGTGCCGACCAGCGGGTCGTCTGCATCGAGGACGCCTATCTCAACGAGGTGCTGCTGCCCGGCTTCCTGCAGACGGGCATGCCCACCAGTCTCTATGCCGCCCTCGGCGAGCGCGGGCTCAGGCCGACATGGGCCGAGGACGCCATCTCCGCCGACAAGGCGACGGTGGAGGAGGCCGACCTGCTGGAGATCCCGACGGGCGACCCGATCCTGCACCTGTCCCGGCGAGCGCTCTGCGGCGACAAGGTGGTCGAGGTGTCGCGCAGCGCGTTCCGGCACGACCGCTTCACCATGTATGTCCAGCTCGGCGACCTGAGCTAG
- a CDS encoding CGNR zinc finger domain-containing protein: MDFQQYAEAAAALLNADLPDVDALVEHLHERQRLHPFVVEEDVAALHAFCAELRPVFVASDAGDAPTVVGTLNELLAKHPVTPMITGHDSDKLHLHVADQASSVAELLISESLMGLANLVCDLGAGRLGLCRAEKCDHVFVDTSPNESRRYCSERCSSRANVAAYRARQRAAAG; the protein is encoded by the coding sequence GTGGACTTCCAGCAGTACGCCGAGGCCGCAGCGGCCCTGCTGAACGCGGATCTCCCCGACGTCGACGCCCTGGTGGAGCACCTCCACGAGCGCCAGCGCCTGCACCCCTTCGTGGTCGAGGAGGACGTCGCTGCCCTGCACGCCTTCTGCGCCGAGCTGCGGCCCGTCTTCGTCGCCTCGGACGCCGGGGACGCTCCCACCGTCGTGGGCACCCTGAACGAGCTGCTCGCCAAGCATCCCGTCACCCCGATGATCACCGGTCACGACTCCGACAAGCTGCACCTGCACGTCGCCGACCAGGCTTCCTCCGTCGCCGAGCTGCTGATCAGCGAGTCGCTCATGGGACTGGCCAACCTCGTCTGCGACCTGGGAGCCGGTCGCCTCGGGCTGTGCCGGGCCGAGAAGTGCGACCACGTGTTCGTCGACACCTCCCCCAACGAGTCGCGGCGCTACTGCTCGGAGCGGTGCTCCTCGCGGGCCAACGTGGCCGCCTACCGTGCACGACAGCGCGCTGCTGCCGGCTGA
- a CDS encoding helicase-associated domain-containing protein, with product MSTTEQTPPRTLAEELRRWPDDRLATLLRMRPDLATPAPHDSAQLASRAATRTSVLRALDNLTRLELSVLDALVVANQTTESKLVQIVHADESAIRSAIDVLRSLAVVWDAPGGLRPLSGVAEALRGDESAGVSGLRPVSPEPTPDVAARLDAISPRARALLEHVLANGGEGTTGSARRTIDPAAAATPVEELIANGLLRPREGGVLVLPGEVGLVLRGGRTTTTPRDLVPQLVTTDRDPELVDRTAGGAAFDAVRRLELLLDHWGLQPPALLRSGGLAVRDLKAAAAELQVAEQDAGLLIEVAAAAGLLTTATDPEGAQVWLPTDAFDTWAAGSTAERWVAIALAWLESSRVPSLVGTRDTAGKTWNALAPDLSSVMAPEARTLALAQLAELDEGAVLATGTGVPSLVDRVRWLRPRRPATHGDLVAAAVHEAGLLGLVGAGGLSRAGRAVVAHDHDRALAALAPYLPQPVDHVLLQADLTAVAPGPLETELARTLHLLADVESRGGATVYRFTSGSVRRAFDAGWSALEVHDFVASVSRTPVPQPLTYLVDDVARTFGTVRVGQAEAFLRADDEAALTELLHHPKADSLGLRRIAPTVLVSSIPLDLLLPRLRDLGAAPVVEAPDGTVRVARRDLLRARRPRSSRSRGAAEARTEAGVAAVVTAIRSGDRANADRPASTTIATTPSRALAALRDAIEARESVVIGYVDNHGASSDRVIDPLRLEGGRLTARDHRADDVRSFAVHRITTVAALPG from the coding sequence ATGTCCACCACCGAACAGACGCCCCCGCGGACGCTGGCAGAAGAGCTTCGGCGCTGGCCCGACGACCGCCTGGCGACGTTGTTGCGGATGCGTCCTGATCTCGCCACGCCTGCACCTCATGATTCCGCGCAGCTGGCTTCGCGCGCTGCGACTCGCACGTCTGTCCTCAGGGCGCTCGACAACCTCACCCGCCTGGAGCTCTCGGTCCTTGATGCCCTCGTGGTTGCAAACCAAACCACCGAATCGAAACTTGTCCAGATCGTGCACGCCGACGAGTCCGCCATCCGGTCGGCGATCGACGTGCTCCGCTCCCTGGCCGTGGTCTGGGACGCACCCGGCGGGCTGCGGCCCCTGAGTGGGGTCGCCGAGGCCCTGCGGGGTGACGAGTCGGCCGGAGTCAGCGGCCTTCGACCGGTCTCACCCGAGCCGACCCCGGACGTCGCCGCCAGGCTGGACGCCATCAGTCCCCGGGCCCGCGCCCTCCTCGAGCACGTCCTGGCCAACGGCGGGGAGGGGACGACCGGCTCCGCCCGTCGCACCATCGACCCTGCGGCAGCGGCCACGCCGGTCGAGGAGCTGATTGCCAACGGTCTCCTCAGGCCCCGCGAGGGCGGCGTCCTGGTGCTGCCCGGAGAGGTGGGCCTCGTCCTGCGCGGCGGGCGCACGACCACGACGCCACGCGACCTGGTGCCGCAGCTCGTCACCACCGACCGGGACCCCGAGCTCGTCGACCGGACCGCCGGCGGGGCCGCCTTCGACGCCGTACGCCGACTCGAGCTCCTGCTCGACCACTGGGGCCTCCAACCGCCTGCCCTGCTGCGCAGCGGCGGTCTGGCGGTGCGCGACCTCAAGGCCGCAGCAGCCGAGCTCCAGGTCGCAGAACAGGACGCGGGCCTGCTGATCGAGGTCGCCGCCGCGGCGGGTCTCCTCACCACCGCGACCGACCCGGAGGGTGCACAGGTCTGGCTGCCCACCGACGCGTTCGACACCTGGGCGGCCGGCTCGACGGCCGAGCGCTGGGTCGCGATCGCCCTCGCGTGGCTCGAGTCGTCGCGGGTGCCCAGCCTGGTCGGCACGAGGGACACCGCGGGCAAGACCTGGAACGCCCTGGCTCCCGACCTGTCGAGCGTGATGGCACCCGAGGCCCGCACGCTCGCGCTGGCGCAGCTCGCGGAGCTGGACGAGGGGGCTGTGCTCGCGACGGGCACCGGCGTCCCCTCCCTCGTCGACCGGGTGCGGTGGCTCCGCCCCCGCCGTCCGGCCACCCACGGCGACCTGGTCGCCGCCGCGGTCCACGAGGCCGGCCTGCTCGGCCTGGTCGGTGCCGGGGGCCTGTCCCGAGCCGGACGAGCCGTCGTGGCCCACGACCACGACCGTGCACTGGCGGCGCTGGCGCCATACCTCCCGCAACCGGTCGACCACGTGCTGCTCCAGGCCGACCTGACCGCTGTGGCACCGGGGCCCCTCGAGACCGAGCTCGCCAGGACCTTGCACCTGCTGGCCGACGTGGAGTCGCGCGGCGGGGCCACGGTCTATCGGTTCACCAGCGGCTCGGTCCGGCGGGCCTTCGACGCGGGGTGGTCGGCCCTCGAGGTCCACGACTTCGTCGCCTCCGTCTCCCGCACCCCCGTCCCCCAGCCGCTGACCTATCTCGTCGACGACGTCGCACGGACCTTCGGCACGGTGCGCGTCGGCCAGGCCGAGGCCTTCCTCCGCGCCGACGACGAAGCCGCGCTGACCGAGCTCCTGCACCACCCCAAGGCCGACTCCCTCGGGTTGCGCCGCATCGCGCCGACCGTCCTGGTCTCCAGCATCCCTCTCGACCTCCTGCTCCCCCGGCTGCGTGACCTCGGCGCCGCTCCGGTGGTGGAGGCGCCCGACGGCACGGTCCGCGTGGCGCGTCGCGACCTGCTGCGGGCACGACGACCGCGGAGCTCGAGGAGCCGCGGCGCCGCCGAGGCGAGGACCGAGGCAGGGGTGGCCGCGGTCGTGACCGCCATCCGCAGCGGAGACCGCGCCAACGCCGACCGTCCCGCGTCGACGACCATCGCGACGACTCCCTCACGGGCCCTCGCGGCCCTGCGCGACGCGATCGAGGCTCGCGAGAGCGTCGTGATCGGATATGTCGACAACCACGGCGCCAGCTCCGACCGGGTGATCGACCCGTTGCGGCTCGAGGGAGGGCGACTGACCGCCCGCGACCACCGCGCCGACGACGTGCGTTCGTTCGCCGTCCACCGGATCACGACCGTCGCCGCCCTGCCGGGGTGA
- a CDS encoding HD domain-containing protein, with protein sequence MTNVPASLPDRWPLRTLTGVRDELLVAWDRPGYHDLRHLTEVLDRLDELDRAGARFDRVPVVLAAWFHDAVYDGAPDDEERSALLAERSLPDPPAAEVARLVRMTEHHHAFPDDDNAAVLSDADLAILAADRTRYAEYAIGVRTDFAHVPDPEFRLGRAHVLNDLLSRPALFWTPQGRELWESRARANVRAELGELGG encoded by the coding sequence GTGACCAACGTCCCGGCCTCGCTCCCCGACCGGTGGCCGCTGCGGACCCTGACCGGGGTCCGCGACGAGCTGCTCGTGGCGTGGGACCGGCCGGGCTATCACGACCTGCGTCACCTGACCGAGGTCCTCGACCGGCTCGACGAGCTCGATCGGGCCGGCGCCCGCTTCGACCGGGTGCCGGTGGTGCTGGCCGCCTGGTTCCACGACGCGGTCTATGACGGCGCCCCCGACGACGAGGAGCGCTCTGCCCTGCTGGCAGAGCGCTCGCTGCCGGACCCGCCGGCGGCCGAGGTCGCCCGGCTGGTGCGGATGACCGAGCACCACCACGCGTTCCCCGACGACGACAACGCGGCGGTGCTCAGTGACGCAGACCTCGCGATCCTGGCGGCCGATCGCACCCGCTACGCGGAGTACGCCATCGGCGTACGCACGGATTTTGCGCACGTTCCGGACCCGGAGTTCCGGCTGGGTCGCGCGCACGTCCTCAACGACCTTCTTTCGAGGCCGGCCCTCTTCTGGACGCCGCAGGGCAGGGAGCTGTGGGAGTCGCGGGCCAGGGCGAACGTCAGGGCGGAGCTGGGAGAGCTGGGCGGCTAG
- a CDS encoding PP2C family protein-serine/threonine phosphatase, with protein MKPVDLHHGAASEVGHVRKVNEDAFLVEPPVFVVADGMGGHAGGDVASRIVTEEFARLAEEGYDPRRGPESVAETLSRAQSRILTYGEMHRGDHPRWHAGTTCVAAVLVEDHEGTKWLLVNLGDSRIYRFNDGRLDQVSVDHSVVQELVDAGEITTEQAATHPERHIITRALGSPGGVSPDFHLLPLAAAERLLLCSDGVTGMIADEVIEEILARVHDPRDAAAELVRAALDAGGRDNATAVVVDVVGLVRDDSYDSAQQRASLEHKLGARP; from the coding sequence ATGAAGCCCGTTGACCTCCACCACGGAGCGGCGTCCGAGGTCGGGCACGTGCGCAAGGTCAACGAGGACGCGTTCCTGGTGGAGCCCCCGGTGTTCGTCGTGGCCGACGGGATGGGCGGTCACGCGGGCGGAGACGTTGCCAGCCGGATCGTGACCGAGGAGTTCGCCCGCCTCGCCGAGGAGGGCTACGACCCGCGCCGCGGACCCGAGAGCGTTGCCGAGACGCTGAGCCGCGCACAGTCCCGGATCCTGACGTATGGCGAGATGCACCGTGGCGACCACCCGCGCTGGCACGCCGGCACCACGTGCGTCGCGGCCGTGCTGGTCGAGGACCACGAGGGAACCAAGTGGCTGCTGGTCAACCTCGGCGACTCCCGGATCTATCGCTTCAACGACGGCCGGCTCGACCAGGTCAGCGTCGACCACTCGGTCGTGCAGGAGCTGGTCGACGCCGGTGAGATCACCACCGAGCAGGCCGCGACCCACCCGGAGCGACACATCATCACTCGGGCGCTCGGGAGTCCCGGGGGTGTGTCACCGGACTTCCACCTGTTGCCGCTCGCAGCCGCCGAGCGCCTGCTCCTGTGCAGCGACGGCGTCACGGGCATGATCGCCGACGAGGTCATCGAGGAGATCCTGGCGCGGGTCCACGACCCTCGGGATGCTGCGGCCGAGCTGGTCCGGGCAGCGCTCGATGCCGGGGGGCGCGACAACGCCACCGCTGTCGTCGTCGATGTGGTGGGATTGGTGCGCGACGACTCATATGACTCCGCCCAGCAGCGGGCGAGTCTCGAACACAAGCTGGGGGCCCGACCGTGA
- a CDS encoding DNA repair helicase XPB, whose amino-acid sequence MNDGPLIVQSDKTLLLEIDHERAADCRKAIAPFAELERSPEHIHTYRLTPLGLWNARAAGHDAEQVVDALLTFSRYAVPHALLVDIAETMGRYGRLRLEKHPTHGLVLSSTDRPVLEEVLRAKKIAGMLGARIDGDSVVVHSSERGNLKQALLKLGWPAEDFAGYVDGEAHPIALDEDGWELRKYQQEAAESFWHGGSGVVVLPCGAGKTIVGAAAMAQAQATTLILVTNTVSARQWKDELVKRTSLTADEIGEYSGSVKEVRPVTIATYQVLTTRRKGVFTHLELLDARDWGLIVYDEVHLLPAPIFRMTANLQARRRIGLTATLVREDGREGEVFSLIGPKRYDAPWKDIEAQGWIAPADCVEVRVTLPEGQRLAYATAEPEERYRLASCTNAKTDVVRRLVHQHQGQPTLVIGQYLDQLDELAELLDAPVIKGETPVRERQRLFDAFRSGEIGLLVVSKVANFSIDLPSAEVAIQVSGSFGSRQEEAQRLGRLLRPKSEGKTAHFYTVVSRDTVDADFAQNRQRFLAEQGYAYRIIDAAALEPNEP is encoded by the coding sequence GTGAACGACGGCCCCCTCATCGTCCAGTCGGACAAGACGCTCCTGCTGGAGATCGACCACGAGCGGGCCGCGGACTGTCGCAAGGCGATCGCCCCGTTCGCCGAGCTCGAGCGCTCCCCCGAGCACATCCACACCTATCGCCTCACACCCCTCGGTCTGTGGAACGCGCGCGCAGCCGGGCACGACGCCGAGCAGGTCGTCGACGCGTTGCTCACCTTCAGTCGCTATGCCGTGCCCCACGCACTGCTCGTGGACATCGCCGAGACGATGGGGCGCTACGGCAGGCTGCGGCTCGAGAAGCACCCCACCCACGGTCTGGTGCTGAGCAGCACCGACCGACCGGTGCTCGAAGAGGTCCTGCGCGCCAAGAAGATCGCCGGGATGCTCGGCGCGCGCATCGACGGCGACTCGGTCGTGGTGCACTCGAGCGAGCGCGGCAACCTCAAGCAGGCCCTGCTCAAGCTGGGTTGGCCGGCCGAGGACTTCGCCGGCTACGTCGACGGCGAGGCCCACCCGATCGCCCTGGACGAGGACGGCTGGGAGCTGCGGAAATATCAGCAGGAAGCCGCCGAGTCCTTCTGGCACGGCGGCTCCGGAGTCGTCGTCCTCCCGTGCGGCGCCGGCAAGACCATCGTCGGTGCGGCTGCCATGGCCCAGGCCCAGGCCACGACGCTGATCCTGGTGACCAACACCGTCAGCGCACGGCAGTGGAAGGACGAGCTGGTCAAGCGCACGTCGCTGACCGCCGACGAGATCGGCGAATACTCCGGCTCCGTCAAGGAGGTCCGGCCGGTCACCATCGCGACCTACCAGGTGCTGACGACCCGACGCAAGGGCGTCTTCACGCACCTCGAGCTGCTCGACGCCCGCGACTGGGGGCTGATCGTCTATGACGAGGTCCATCTCCTCCCCGCCCCGATCTTCCGGATGACCGCCAACCTGCAGGCCCGCCGTCGCATCGGCCTGACCGCGACCCTCGTCCGCGAGGACGGGCGCGAGGGAGAGGTCTTCTCGCTGATCGGCCCGAAGCGCTACGACGCGCCCTGGAAGGACATCGAGGCCCAGGGCTGGATCGCGCCGGCCGACTGCGTCGAGGTCCGTGTCACCCTGCCCGAGGGGCAGCGGCTCGCCTATGCGACGGCGGAGCCGGAGGAGCGCTACCGACTCGCCTCCTGCACCAACGCCAAGACCGACGTCGTACGCCGACTGGTGCACCAGCACCAGGGGCAGCCCACCCTCGTGATCGGCCAATACCTCGACCAGCTCGACGAGCTCGCCGAGCTGCTCGACGCCCCGGTGATCAAGGGCGAGACCCCGGTCAGGGAACGTCAGCGGCTCTTCGACGCCTTCCGGTCCGGGGAGATCGGGCTCCTGGTCGTCTCCAAGGTCGCCAACTTCTCGATCGACCTGCCCTCGGCCGAGGTGGCGATCCAGGTCAGCGGATCCTTCGGCTCTCGCCAGGAGGAGGCCCAGCGGTTGGGTCGCCTGCTCCGACCCAAGAGCGAGGGCAAGACGGCTCACTTCTACACCGTCGTCTCGCGTGACACCGTCGACGCCGACTTCGCCCAGAACCGCCAGCGTTTCCTGGCCGAGCAGGGCTATGCCTACCGGATCATCGATGCCGCTGCGCTGGAGCCGAACGAGCCGTGA